The genomic region CAGCATCGAAACAGTTTTTTTCGGGCGCACTGCTAACATAAAACTGGTGCAGGTAAGCGACGCAATACGGAAATATCCTCCTCATCCAGTTCTACAGGCGTACCGCTACGGATCAGTTCGGCAAAATCTTCGTTTGGAACCATGATACACAGGGCATACAACCGAGTCGAACCAGTATTTTCTATGATATGAGTTCCCGTAGCAGGGACTAAAATGCTATCTCCGGCTTGGATAGAAACCGTTTTCCCATCACACATTGCTCGTCCTTCGCCTTTGAGGATAAAAAACATTTCTACTGCCCGTCGGTGTCGATTAGGAGGAGTCTTGCCATCCACATCAAAAATTTCTACACACATCGTCAGTGACTTGTTAGCAGTTGCCGTGTCAAAGACAAGCGCCAATCTGTTGGTATCTTGAGGGCTAATCCGAAAGGCTTGGTAATCTTGGGGAGACTTAACAACGGGAATTACACAACGATTTGTATTCATACGTGGTAATTGGTAGTTGGTAATAGGCAAGAGGCGAGAGGTAACCGATAACTGGTCACTGGTCACTGGTCACTGTATCTTTAATTGCTTCCACGATAGCTTGGGAATCGGTGACAAAACCAAAGCATTGCTTAACGTTGTATAAAGTTGCCAGCCAGCAATACTCTGGGGATGTGGTAGCAGTACAGTCTTCGACTAACATGCAGTCGTAGCCTAAAAAATTAGCATCTTGTAATGTTGCCATGACGCATTGATCGACATTTACGCCTGCAAAAAATAGCGTCGTTCTGCCCAAATTACGCAAAATACTATCTAAGGGAGTATCCCAAAAACCACTCATGCGGTACTTATCGACGCGGATATCTTGGGGAAGTTGTTCTAACTCATCTACCACCGCCGCCGCCCAACTTCCAGCCGTTAGTACCTTAGCACTGTTGGTAGGGAGAGGATCGCCTAACCCGACTCCCGTACCTGTGGGGTTGTAAACGTGGCGCGAACCAGCACTAATATTAACTAAATCGGCACGATTGCCCCAGTTGATCCAGAGGACAGGGACATCTATTTGCCGCAAAACTGGCAGTAAAGATTTTAGCGGTGAAATCGGGTTGCGGGCAGGAGTAACATCCACGCCAATATGCGCCAGCCAGCCATCGGGATGACAGAAATCATTTTGCATATCTATGACTAGAATGGCAGACTTTGCCAAGTCGAGGCGTAGAGTTTTGGTTTGAGTTGGTAGGGTAATAATTTTTGTGTCTAGAGGCGGACGAGTGATATCTGCGATCGCTTCATTGACTGCCCAGGCGTTAGGAGGTATTCCTAGAGTTGTTAATTGATTCATGGAATTAGAGCGTAGTGGGTTGTAGG from Chroococcidiopsis sp. SAG 2025 harbors:
- a CDS encoding cupin domain-containing protein, with product MNTNRCVIPVVKSPQDYQAFRISPQDTNRLALVFDTATANKSLTMCVEIFDVDGKTPPNRHRRAVEMFFILKGEGRAMCDGKTVSIQAGDSILVPATGTHIIENTGSTRLYALCIMVPNEDFAELIRSGTPVELDEEDISVLRRLPAPVLC
- a CDS encoding cysteine hydrolase family protein, producing MNQLTTLGIPPNAWAVNEAIADITRPPLDTKIITLPTQTKTLRLDLAKSAILVIDMQNDFCHPDGWLAHIGVDVTPARNPISPLKSLLPVLRQIDVPVLWINWGNRADLVNISAGSRHVYNPTGTGVGLGDPLPTNSAKVLTAGSWAAAVVDELEQLPQDIRVDKYRMSGFWDTPLDSILRNLGRTTLFFAGVNVDQCVMATLQDANFLGYDCMLVEDCTATTSPEYCWLATLYNVKQCFGFVTDSQAIVEAIKDTVTSDQ